The nucleotide window tttttttcttgCTTCAGTTTTTTATGGATGAGTGCTTACAAAAGCTTATTGATCGAATTGACTCTGGGGAGGAGTTACAAAATTTGGTACCTAGTGAACGCATCTCGAAGCTTGTTAGGATCCGACTAGAAATGCAAGCTCCCTACATTTCTAAATGGCCCCAAGCTCTGAGCATCCAGGTGCTATTCTTTGTACCCTTTCTTGATAAATTGCTAAACTACAATTTTAAAGTTGAAGTTCTCAACACCTATAATGTATGCCTTTCTTCACAGGCACACCCAGCAAATGTTCCAACTAGTTTTAAGCAGCGTGCAATACTGCTTGATGAGATCTGGCATGCTGCTGGTGACGAGGGATCTGATATCAATTGGTATGTAAAGCGCACTGTCCTGGGAGGGATATACTCAACAACTGAGATTTACATGCTGACTGATAGTTCCCCAGGTTTATTTTCTTAACTTTTATCTGTTATTAGCATTGATTGAAACAAAAGTCACTTTTCTCCTTTTAATTGACATGTGAAGGGGGTgtctaattttattttgattgttcGTGACATTGTGTAATTGTTTCCTTCCTCGTCTGTCCCATTGTGGAGTTTCAGTTAGATTTTTCCCCTTAATTGAAGAATTGTAAGTGTACCAAAGAAAAGAGAAGATTATTACTTACCTCTTTATTGTTGGTTTCCCTTGAAGGGCCGCTGCATTATTCCTCTGTGCCATAGGCAATTATTTGGTTGAGGTTATCCTCTTTTATATAGAGGTAATTATGAATAATAATGTCTCATCTATCAACTTCATTTTTTTACAGATTTTCGTGATACATGGGCATTCTTGGATTATCGAGTGAAAGATGCTTTTGATTTCAAGAAGACAATTCAAGAGGTAGTCTCACTCAGTCTTCATTGCTGTTTTAGGTTTGAGTTATTTTATCAATTACAGCTTTTTGTAAGACACCATAACCATAGATGGTGACCATATTGCAGGCAATGTATTTGGCTGAAGCTGTTGGTGCTGGAATGGGGAATTCTTTGCAAGGGTTTGTGAAGGGAGTTTTAAAGGGTTGAATTCTTTGCTCTTGTTGTTTCCGAGGAGGTATCAAAACTGGAGGAGATGCCTTTAAGTTGTATTACTTTTCCTGATGCTGCAAATGCTTTCAAATTTTTGAAGCCTGATTTCAGATAAAATTCTACTCTCAAGTGCTCCACTGCCAAAGATGATACCATTTGGCAAATTGTCTTTTTCCCACTGATGGTTCTATCCTTTCATCTACGAGGTTATAAGTGAGAATAAGCTTAGTACGAAAGAATATTTGCATTTAATTTGCATGGAATTAATTAGGAAGCAATTATGGTTGAATGACAGTGAAATTGATATATCGAATTTTCATTTACATTGGCTCTACAAATAAGCAATCTTTTAAATATTATGGTGTTTAGTTCGACTGACTGCTTTACGGATATTATGATTGAGTTAGCAGTTTGCAATCGGAGATCCAGCTGCCTCATCTGTTGGGGTGTTCAGTTATTCACCTCACAACCAAGCAATGTAGAGTTGCGTTGATAGAGGATTACTGATTACATATGCTTTGGTGAATTATCTGTCAAATAATCAGCCTCCCTTCTAATGATAATTTGGAAAAAAATAAGAGATATTCTGCTGTTTATTATACAGGATGATTAATTTTATGGATTAATCTGATTGAAGATGTATTATCAAGCGTATATTTTGTTtcagtataataataataaaaccgaGTTCGAATTGAATGCACCCTAAGGAGCAGTAAGTGGGGGATGCAAATTGCGAATATTCATTATTGGATAACTATATGCTTTGGTGAATTATCTGTCAAATAATCAGCCTCCCTTCTaaagataatttttttattatgcaGGATGGTTAATTTTATGGATTAATCTGATTGAAGATGTATTATCAAGCGTATATTTTGTTtcagtataataataataaaaccgaGTTCGAATTGAATGCACCCTAAGGAGCAGTAAGTGGAGGATGCAAATTGCGAATATTCATTATTGGATAACTATATGCTTTGGTGAATTATCTGTCAAATAATCAGCCTCCCTTCTaaagataatttttttattatgcaGGATGGTTAATTTTATGTATTAATCTGATTGAAGATGTATTATCAAGCGTATATTTTGTTtcagtataataataataaaaccgaGTTCGAATTGAATGCACCCTAAGGAGCAGTAAGTGGGGGATGCAAATTGCGAATATTCATTATTGGGTAGCTATTGTTTAAATTTGATCTATCATGAacttaaataaaatatatgattttTGTGTCATTTTTTTCTTCCCAACAGGGCAACGGATCTAATTTATGAGCCTTCTTCTCTGCCGCTACATATTCTGTGCTGTAGCCACAATCTATCCTTGGCCTATAAAATAAGAAATGGAGTGCGTATCAGTCATGCAAATTATCTTGCAGATGGGACAAAGGGAACGTTGAATTGCAAGTTCCCTTTCAATTTGGTCCTATATATATGCCTTTACATTGTCTGAAAGCAAACGTAAGAGTGTTGATTCTAAGATTCACGTAAAAGTTTTCAGAACGTTCCTCTTCTTAATATATTCACATCTCGTAACTCTTCCTTCTCAACCTTCCTGACCAACTTTCCAAAGCAAAGcttatcaaattaaaaaataaaaaaaaagacaacTTTCCAAAGCACAGGCGATGGATTTTCTTGAAGACCGGCCAATTGTTTGCGACGGTGGATCCGGCTCTgtaaaggtcagtgaatcaagtcatTTTATTCACTCCAATgccatttttttttagtttaaaattattaatattctcTAATGCAGGCTGGTTTTGCTGGTGATGATGCTCCTTGTGTGGTATTTCCCAACGTAATAGGCCGGCCTCGAAACAAGCATGCCATGATCGGTATTGGACAGAAGGATATGTACTTCGGAGATGAAGCAGACGCAAGGCGGGGAGTTCTTGAATTAAGCCATCCTATCCATCATGGAATTGTCCGAGACTGGGAAGAAATAGAGAGAATCTGGAAGCATACCTTTGACAGGGAGCTCAGGGTAACCATAGAAGAACATCCTGTTCTtttaactgaagctccactcAATCCCAAAATTAACAGAGAAAAGATGGTCGAGATCATGTTTGAAGCCTTTGAAATCCCAGCCACGTATATAGCTATGCAGGCTGTGTTATCTCTATATGCCAGCGGCCGGTCTACAGGTAAAATAATTTATAGAATATATCTCCTTAAATCAGTACATGACAAGAATATAATACGCAGGTATTGTTATGGACTCTGGAGAAGGAGTTACACATGTAGTTCCTATTTATGAAGGGTATGCGCTTCCACATGCCATCCATAGGCTTGATTTGGCAGGAAAGGACCTCACGGAGTATCTCACCAGGATCCTAGCAGAAGAGGGCCATAATTTTACCACGTCTGCACAGAAAGAAATCGTCAGGGACATAAAAGAACGAATTTCATATGTGGCAATGGATTTTGATAAAGAGCTCGCTACATCGATAAAGTGTTCAGAGCTAGACAAGCAATATGAATTGCCGGATGGGCAAGTCATAACTGTAGGAGCTGCACGGTTCAGGTGCCCAGAAGTTCTCTTTAATCCAAGCAGGTTGGGAATGGAGTCAGGGGGTGTGCATGAGATTGTGGTGAGGTCAATCAGAAGGTGTGATATGGACATCAGGAGAGAGATGTTTAGCAATGTGGTGCTTAGTGGGGGAACTACAGTAATACCTGGCCTGGCTGATCGACTGGCTAAGGAGGTTAGCTCATTGGCATCTCCTGGAGTGAGGGTAAGAGTGGTTGCTCCACCAGAGAGGAAGTATAGTGTGTGGATTGGTGGCTCTATTTTGGCTTCTTTAAGCACATTTCAGCAGGTGCAGCATTAAGGAACTTCATGAATAGAAAAGCAAAAGATTTTCTCCAGGGTTCTTATTCTCttgtcaaaataatttatttataaagttTAATTTGTTGTTTTATGATTGGAAGTATAAACCGTTGACGATGGGTTTTGATGCAGATGTGGGTAACAAAGGCAGAATACATGGAGTCCGGATCTTCCATTGTGCACATGAAGTGCTTCTAAAACATCGTCTTCTACTTTTCTTTTCAGAAAAAACATAATAATCTATCTTTATCTCTGTTTTTCATTTTTTCAATTATCAGAATGCATAAGAAATCTTAACATTGTTATTTTTTCGTGAATATATTACAAAGTTATATAATTAAATTCTAcctataaaattttcataaaatactTTATTGATGGGTACGAGCTTCCAATACTACTTATATTACTAGTGAAATtgcaatttttcttttttctttttggaACAATGCATCTCGTTCCATTTAAAAGCCTTTCAATAAAAACAGCGGTGGGTGTCGTCCAATGGTAACTGCATGTATGCTGTATTTCAAATattaaattcaactctttctcatatgatgaaaaaaaaaaaaggagaaataaaAGCCTTTAAATAGGTGATAGAGTGACAGACAAATGGATCCCTCTCTCAGTttgatgctttttttttttttctctagttTTTATGTTTCGTTTTTTCTCTAGAGTTTAGTTCTTTGTCTTCTGCCAATGTGCGGCGTTCTCTGCCCTTAGGGTAAGGCGGCTCCTCCTGCTCTATCAAAAAGCGGGTCTTTCCTCCTTTTTCTTAGGTGGATTAtgtatttgattttaattttttttttttgtagatgTTGAGTGTAATAacctaaattttaaaatataaattttatatttttatataatatttaaatattattttaatattatctaactaaattataattttttgtaatacttttatttatatatatttatttaatattatttttaaacatattttataaattatttaataatctaattttaatttaaatgattagtttaaaatattaatgttaaattaattaacaaaatatattatttttaacctTAGTTATAAGATTTGActaattgttattaattttattattattattattattattattattattattattattattattattatattttcttgattatttaattgtatatatatttGTATTTTAGGACTCATTTAAATATACCCAAAAAATTCAGGGGACTGAAAgtgtaattaaaagttaaaaaaaaactcaaaactgTAACAGACCCCCCCTTTCTCTCTCCCTGATTAAGGGTGAGCGTA belongs to Hevea brasiliensis isolate MT/VB/25A 57/8 chromosome 4, ASM3005281v1, whole genome shotgun sequence and includes:
- the LOC110638271 gene encoding actin-100 — its product is MDFLEDRPIVCDGGSGSVKAGFAGDDAPCVVFPNVIGRPRNKHAMIGIGQKDMYFGDEADARRGVLELSHPIHHGIVRDWEEIERIWKHTFDRELRVTIEEHPVLLTEAPLNPKINREKMVEIMFEAFEIPATYIAMQAVLSLYASGRSTGIVMDSGEGVTHVVPIYEGYALPHAIHRLDLAGKDLTEYLTRILAEEGHNFTTSAQKEIVRDIKERISYVAMDFDKELATSIKCSELDKQYELPDGQVITVGAARFRCPEVLFNPSRLGMESGGVHEIVVRSIRRCDMDIRREMFSNVVLSGGTTVIPGLADRLAKEVSSLASPGVRVRVVAPPERKYSVWIGGSILASLSTFQQMWVTKAEYMESGSSIVHMKCF
- the LOC110638272 gene encoding uncharacterized protein LOC110638272, which produces MYRTAAKRLLSGATVGKSSVARLRFLNLQTIGTGFRFCTSVNPQSISNQNPNNQNQIRCLNVEATPNQSDSNLSSSSTSSSSSGSTSFTADDARYGHHHHRQQERRIPRVEYQDEQARVLQASFRHVIRLGWSEEAMIAGARDAGVSPAIIGSFPRKEAALVEFFMDECLQKLIDRIDSGEELQNLVPSERISKLVRIRLEMQAPYISKWPQALSIQAHPANVPTSFKQRAILLDEIWHAAGDEGSDINWYVKRTVLGGIYSTTEIYMLTDSSPDFRDTWAFLDYRVKDAFDFKKTIQEAMYLAEAVGAGMGNSLQGFVKGVLKG